From a single Amyelois transitella isolate CPQ chromosome 18, ilAmyTran1.1, whole genome shotgun sequence genomic region:
- the LOC106136223 gene encoding dynein axonemal assembly factor 10, whose protein sequence is MEDLDTPQIITHIESNLNHSLFDCKWIPCSAKFVVIGSLPKGSGMIEIYEITSGEAKKLKDIERPNSFKCGTFGASSDVERRLATGDFKGTLEIWDLEKSCQIYITKEHTDIINSIDGMGGNTTNCGAPEIVTGSRDGTVKVWDPRQRGKPVANMQPKQGEARRDCWTVAFGNSFNDAERIVLAGYDNGDLKMFDLRTMSLRWECNLKNGVCSVEFDRKDIPMNKIVATTLEGKFHVFDVRTQNPTKGFAQVLDNATKSGTIWVARHLPQNRDLFVTCAGNGQISLWKYEYPEQRCRTDDKGAAVGVPGKLKRLQRMVISSQPINALDWNRDHTGLAVATAYDQCIRVLVTTKLNLQ, encoded by the exons ATGGAAGATCTAGATACTCCGCAAATCATTACCCATATAGAGAGTAACCTTAACCATTCTTTGTTTGACTGTAAATGGATTCCATGTTCAGCAAAGTTTGTAGTCATCGGTTCCTTACCCAAGGGAAGTGGAATGATagaaatatatgaaattacATCAGGAGAAGCTAAGAAATTAAAGGATATTGAAAGACCTAATTCATTTAAATGTGGAACTTTCGGTGCCAGCAGCGATGTAGAACGACGGCTTGCAACCGGCGATTTTAAGGGTACCTTAGAAATATG GGACTTAGAAAAAAGTTGCCAAATCTACATTACCAAAGAACACACAGACATTATAAACTCAATAGACGGCATGGGAGGGAACACAACAAACTGTGGAGCTCCAGAGATTGTGACCGGCAGTCGAGATG GCACAGTCAAAGTCTGGGACCCTCGTCAGCGAGGTAAACCAGTAGCCAACATGCAGCCGAAGCAGGGCGAAGCCCGACGAGACTGCTGGACTGTGGCCTTCGGGAACTCCTTCAATGACGCTGAGAGGATCGTCCTGGCGGGCTATGATAATGGGGATCTGAAGATGTTTGACCTGCGCACTATGTCACTCAGATGGGAatgtaatttgaaaaatgGG GTATGTTCAGTGGAGTTTGATCGCAAAGACATAccaatgaataaaattgtgGCTACCACACTAGAAGGCAAGTTCCACGTTTTCGATGTGAGAACACAAAATCCAACTAAAGGATTTGCTCAG GTGCTTGACAACGCAACCAAAAGTGGCACGATTTGGGTGGCGCGCCATCTCCCTCAGAACAGAGATTTGTTTGTAACTTGCGCGGGAAATGGACAAATTTCGCTTTGGAAATA TGAATACCCAGAACAACGCTGCCGCACCGACGACAAAGGCGCCGCGGTGGGCGTCCCGGGGAAACTCAAGCGACTCCAGCGCATGGTCATAAGCTCTCAGCCAATCAACGCGCTGGATTGGAATCGCGATCACACCGGATTGGCTGTCGCAACTGCATATGACCAGTGCATTAGGGTGTTGGTCACTACTAAATTGAATTTGCAATAa